The following are from one region of the Edwardsiella tarda ATCC 15947 = NBRC 105688 genome:
- the rsmD gene encoding 16S rRNA (guanine(966)-N(2))-methyltransferase encodes MAKKPHAQPSGQIRIIAGQWRGRKLPVPDSPGLRPTTDRVRETLFNWLAPILPDSRCLDVFAGSGALGFEAISRYAAHATLLEADRHVAAGLRKNAALLNCSQISVVHTDALRFLAQPGEPYQVVFLDPPFRKGLLNDTLFLLESQGWLADDAWIYVECEAEGPALVLPASWSLQREKHAGQVAYRLYHRQNDAAHQEIIDDVD; translated from the coding sequence ATGGCAAAAAAACCTCACGCACAACCCAGCGGACAGATCCGCATCATCGCCGGGCAGTGGCGCGGCCGCAAGCTGCCAGTGCCCGATAGCCCAGGATTACGCCCGACCACCGACCGGGTACGCGAAACCCTGTTCAACTGGTTGGCACCGATCCTGCCCGATAGTCGTTGCCTGGACGTCTTCGCCGGAAGCGGTGCCCTGGGATTCGAGGCCATCTCTCGCTATGCCGCGCACGCCACGCTGCTAGAGGCCGATCGTCACGTCGCAGCCGGTCTGCGTAAAAACGCGGCTCTGCTTAACTGTTCACAGATCAGCGTCGTTCATACCGATGCGTTACGCTTCTTAGCTCAGCCAGGTGAACCCTATCAGGTGGTATTTCTCGATCCGCCCTTCCGCAAAGGGCTCTTGAACGACACCCTGTTCCTGTTGGAAAGTCAGGGGTGGCTGGCCGACGACGCCTGGATCTATGTCGAATGCGAAGCCGAAGGGCCTGCACTGGTATTGCCAGCGAGTTGGAGCTTACAACGCGAGAAACACGCCGGTCAGGTCGCCTACCGCCTGTATCATCGCCAAAACGATGCCGCGCACCAGGAGATAATAGATGATGTGGATTAA
- the ftsY gene encoding signal recognition particle-docking protein FtsY gives MAKDKKRGFFSWLGFGRQQEPEAQSEEQATPTPVVEPEAERRESESSAQSALTPSETLPLDTAPTASMLAAEQAEQAEQAEQAEQAEQAEQAEQAEQAEQAEQAEQAEQAEQAEQAEQAEQAEQAEQAEQAEQAEQAEQAEQAEQAEQAEQAEQAEQAEQAEQAAQEALVVDAAALATVALEETPAEQDEALASEEAHHPESAISELAEVARSQETVDLQDIVTEEAASPAPVSAREQEKPTKEGFFARLKRSLVKTRQNLGSGFFGLFRGKKIDDDLFDELEEQLLVADVGVDTTRKIIDTLTTHASRKELKDAEALYGKLKQEMGEILHKVDAPLDISGHQPFVILMVGVNGVGKTTTIGKLARQFQAQGKSVMLAAGDTFRAAAVEQLQVWGERNHIPVIAQHTGADSASVIFDAIQAAKARKVDVLIADTAGRLQNKSHLMEELKKIVRVMKKLDEQAPHEVMLTIDASTGQNAISQARLFHEAVGLTGITLTKLDGTAKGGVIFAVADQFGIPIRYIGVGEGIEDLRPFKADDFIEALFARED, from the coding sequence ATGGCAAAAGATAAGAAACGTGGATTTTTCTCTTGGCTGGGATTTGGCCGTCAACAGGAGCCAGAGGCGCAGTCGGAAGAGCAGGCCACGCCAACGCCAGTCGTTGAGCCGGAGGCCGAGCGACGTGAGTCGGAGAGCAGCGCACAGTCAGCGTTGACCCCCAGCGAAACCTTACCGCTTGACACGGCGCCTACCGCGTCGATGCTCGCTGCAGAGCAGGCAGAGCAGGCAGAGCAGGCAGAGCAGGCAGAGCAGGCAGAGCAGGCAGAGCAGGCAGAGCAGGCAGAGCAGGCAGAGCAGGCAGAGCAGGCAGAGCAGGCAGAGCAGGCAGAGCAGGCAGAGCAGGCAGAGCAGGCAGAGCAGGCAGAGCAGGCAGAGCAGGCAGAGCAGGCAGAGCAGGCAGAGCAGGCAGAGCAGGCAGAGCAGGCAGAGCAGGCAGAGCAGGCAGAGCAGGCAGAGCAGGCAGAGCAGGCAGAGCAGGCAGAGCAAGCGGCGCAGGAGGCTCTCGTGGTCGATGCCGCGGCCTTAGCCACCGTCGCGTTAGAGGAGACACCTGCCGAGCAAGACGAGGCGTTGGCCAGCGAAGAGGCTCATCACCCAGAGAGCGCTATCAGCGAACTGGCCGAGGTGGCGCGTTCGCAGGAGACCGTGGACCTGCAAGATATCGTCACCGAGGAGGCGGCTTCGCCCGCGCCGGTCAGTGCCCGTGAGCAGGAAAAACCAACCAAGGAGGGCTTCTTCGCCCGTTTGAAGCGCAGCTTGGTCAAGACGCGTCAAAACCTCGGCTCCGGTTTTTTTGGCCTGTTCCGCGGTAAGAAGATCGATGATGATCTGTTCGATGAATTGGAAGAGCAGCTGCTGGTCGCCGATGTCGGTGTGGATACCACGCGTAAAATCATCGATACGCTAACCACGCATGCCAGTCGTAAAGAGCTGAAAGATGCCGAGGCGCTGTACGGCAAGTTAAAACAGGAGATGGGTGAGATCCTGCATAAGGTGGATGCGCCGTTGGATATTAGCGGGCATCAGCCGTTCGTCATCTTAATGGTCGGTGTTAACGGTGTGGGTAAGACTACCACCATCGGCAAGCTGGCTCGTCAGTTCCAGGCTCAGGGAAAGTCGGTGATGCTGGCGGCTGGGGATACCTTCCGTGCCGCGGCCGTCGAACAGTTGCAGGTCTGGGGTGAGCGCAATCATATTCCTGTGATCGCCCAGCATACCGGCGCCGATTCGGCCTCGGTGATCTTCGATGCCATCCAGGCGGCCAAGGCGCGCAAGGTGGATGTGTTGATCGCCGATACGGCGGGACGCCTGCAGAATAAGTCTCACCTGATGGAAGAGTTGAAGAAGATCGTGCGGGTGATGAAGAAGCTGGATGAGCAAGCGCCTCACGAGGTGATGCTGACGATTGATGCCAGCACCGGGCAGAATGCGATCAGCCAGGCGCGTCTGTTCCATGAGGCCGTCGGTCTGACGGGTATCACCCTCACTAAGCTGGATGGTACCGCCAAGGGCGGGGTGATCTTCGCCGTCGCCGATCAGTTCGGTATCCCGATTCGCTACATCGGCGTCGGGGAAGGCATCGAAGATTTGCGTCCCTTTAAGGCGGATGATTTTATTGAGGCACTTTTTGCCCGAGAGGATTAA
- the ftsE gene encoding cell division ATP-binding protein FtsE, which yields MIRFEQVSKAYLGGRQALQGVDFHLKQGEMAFLTGHSGAGKSTLLKLICGIERPSAGHIWFSGHDISRLKNREVPFLRRQIGMIFQDHHLLLDRTVYDNVAMPLIISGASSEDIRRRVSAALDKVGLLDKAKNFPIQLSGGEQQRVGIARAVVNKPAVLLADEPTGNLDEALSEGILRLFEEFNRVGVTVLMATHDMGLIARRRYRILTLSQGRMAGGVQHEQ from the coding sequence ATGATTCGCTTCGAACAGGTCAGTAAAGCGTATCTGGGCGGTCGTCAGGCCTTGCAGGGGGTGGATTTTCACCTGAAGCAAGGGGAGATGGCGTTCTTGACCGGCCACTCCGGGGCGGGGAAGAGTACCCTGCTGAAGCTGATTTGCGGTATTGAGCGCCCGAGTGCCGGGCACATCTGGTTTAGCGGTCACGATATCAGCCGGTTGAAAAACCGCGAGGTGCCGTTTCTACGGCGCCAGATCGGGATGATCTTCCAGGATCACCATCTGCTGTTGGATCGCACGGTGTACGATAACGTGGCGATGCCGTTGATCATCTCCGGCGCCAGCAGCGAGGATATCCGTCGCCGCGTGTCGGCGGCGCTGGATAAAGTCGGTTTATTGGATAAGGCGAAGAACTTCCCTATCCAACTTTCCGGCGGTGAGCAGCAACGGGTCGGCATCGCTCGGGCGGTGGTCAATAAGCCGGCGGTGCTACTGGCGGATGAGCCGACCGGTAATCTGGATGAGGCCTTATCCGAAGGTATTTTGCGCCTGTTCGAAGAGTTTAACCGTGTCGGGGTGACGGTGCTGATGGCGACGCACGATATGGGGCTGATCGCCCGGCGTCGTTATCGCATCTTGACCCTCAGTCAGGGACGCATGGCGGGAGGTGTCCAGCATGAGCAATAA